One Enterococcus silesiacus genomic window carries:
- a CDS encoding 50S ribosomal protein L32, with translation MAVPARRTSKAKKGKRRTHYKLTIKGLNACSNCGEMRKSHHVCPACGHYDGKDVISKEA, from the coding sequence ATGGCAGTACCAGCTAGAAGAACTTCAAAAGCTAAAAAGGGCAAACGCCGTACTCATTACAAATTAACTATTAAAGGTTTGAATGCATGTTCAAACTGTGGTGAAATGAGAAAAAGCCATCACGTATGTCCAGCATGTGGTCATTACGATGGAAAAGACGTAATCTCTAAAGAAGCATAA
- a CDS encoding phosphogluconate dehydrogenase (catalyzes the formation of D-ribulose 5-phosphate from 6-phospho-D-gluconate) — protein sequence MTKQQFGVVGMAVMGKNLALNIESRGYTVALFNRTGSKTTDVVEEHPDKNFKATYTIEEFVDSIEKPRRIMLMVQAGFATDATIQELLPHLDKGDILIDGGNTFFKDTIRRNEELANSGINFIGTGVSGGEEGALKGPSIMPGGQKEAYELVAPILEKISAKAEDGEPCVTYIGPNGAGHYVKMVHNGIEYGDMQLIAESYDLMKNILGVSVDEMAEIFKEWNQGELDSYLVEITADILTRKDDEGTGKPIVDVIMDAAGNKGTGKWTSQSALDLGVPLPLITESVFARFISAYKDERVKASKVLSKPEAPAYQGDKKELIEKIREALYFSKIMSYAQGFAQLRVASEDYEWDLPFGDIAKIWRAGCIIRAQFLQKITDAYDKNPTIENLLLDEYFIDITKKYQQSVRDVVSIAVQAGVPVPTFASAIAYYDSYRSERLPANLIQAQRDYFGAHTYQRVDKEGTYHYSWYNEE from the coding sequence ATGACAAAACAACAATTTGGCGTAGTCGGAATGGCCGTAATGGGAAAAAATTTAGCCTTGAATATCGAAAGTAGAGGATATACAGTCGCTCTATTTAATCGTACAGGTTCAAAAACAACAGATGTCGTTGAGGAACATCCAGATAAAAATTTTAAAGCGACGTATACAATCGAAGAGTTTGTAGACTCTATTGAAAAACCGCGCCGTATTATGTTGATGGTTCAAGCAGGTTTTGCAACAGATGCAACGATTCAAGAGTTGCTGCCTCATTTAGATAAAGGAGATATTTTGATTGACGGAGGGAATACGTTCTTCAAAGATACAATCCGTAGAAATGAAGAATTGGCTAATTCTGGTATTAACTTTATTGGAACAGGTGTTTCTGGTGGAGAAGAAGGTGCGTTAAAAGGCCCTTCAATCATGCCAGGTGGACAAAAAGAAGCCTATGAATTAGTTGCTCCAATTTTAGAAAAGATTTCTGCTAAAGCAGAAGATGGCGAACCATGTGTAACATACATTGGTCCAAATGGTGCGGGTCACTATGTTAAAATGGTCCATAACGGAATCGAGTATGGTGATATGCAATTGATTGCTGAATCTTACGACCTAATGAAAAATATTCTTGGTGTTTCTGTGGATGAAATGGCTGAGATCTTTAAAGAGTGGAATCAAGGGGAGTTAGATAGTTACCTTGTAGAAATCACAGCAGATATTTTAACACGTAAAGACGATGAAGGAACGGGTAAACCAATCGTTGATGTCATCATGGATGCTGCTGGTAATAAAGGAACTGGAAAATGGACAAGCCAAAGTGCTTTAGACCTAGGTGTTCCATTGCCGTTGATTACTGAATCTGTTTTCGCTCGTTTCATTTCTGCTTATAAAGATGAACGTGTAAAAGCAAGTAAAGTCTTATCAAAACCAGAAGCGCCTGCTTATCAAGGGGATAAAAAAGAATTGATCGAAAAAATTCGCGAAGCTCTTTACTTCAGTAAAATCATGAGTTACGCACAAGGTTTTGCTCAATTACGTGTCGCTTCAGAAGATTATGAGTGGGACTTACCATTCGGTGATATCGCTAAAATCTGGCGTGCAGGTTGTATCATCCGTGCTCAGTTCTTACAAAAAATCACGGATGCATATGACAAAAATCCAACGATCGAAAACTTACTATTAGATGAGTACTTTATTGATATTACAAAAAAATATCAACAATCTGTTCGTGATGTTGTATCAATCGCTGTTCAAGCGGGTGTACCTGTTCCAACATTTGCTTCAGCAATTGCGTATTATGATTCTTATCGTTCAGAACGTTTACCAGCAAATCTTATCCAAGCACAAAGAGATTATTTTGGTGCACATACGTATCAACGCGTTGATAAAGAAGGCACTTACCACTATAGTTGGTATAACGAAGAATAA
- a CDS encoding PhoB family transcriptional regulator, producing the protein MSNILIIEDEKNLARFVELELKHEGYTAEVHYNGRTGLEAALNNDWDAILLDLMLPELNGLEVCRRIRQVKNTPIIMMTARDSVIDRVSGLDHGADDYIVKPFAIEELLARLRALLRRIDIEGDKNVAKQTTITYRDLTIEKENRVVRRNSEMIELTKREYELLLTLMENVNVVLARDVLLNKVWGYETEVETNVVDVYIRYLRNKIDVPGEESYIQTVRGTGYVMRS; encoded by the coding sequence ATGAGTAATATTCTAATTATTGAAGATGAAAAAAACTTAGCACGTTTTGTAGAACTGGAGCTGAAACATGAGGGTTATACTGCAGAAGTTCACTACAACGGACGTACTGGTTTAGAAGCGGCTTTAAATAATGATTGGGATGCTATCCTTTTAGATTTGATGTTGCCTGAATTGAACGGGCTTGAAGTTTGTCGCCGTATACGCCAAGTGAAAAATACGCCGATCATCATGATGACGGCAAGAGACTCTGTGATTGATCGAGTATCTGGTTTAGATCATGGAGCGGACGACTATATTGTAAAACCTTTTGCTATAGAAGAATTATTAGCGCGTTTGCGTGCATTACTTCGCCGTATTGATATTGAAGGTGACAAAAACGTGGCTAAACAAACAACGATTACTTATCGTGACTTAACGATCGAAAAAGAAAATCGTGTTGTACGCCGCAACTCTGAAATGATCGAATTAACAAAACGTGAGTATGAATTATTATTAACTTTAATGGAAAATGTAAATGTTGTATTAGCTCGCGACGTCCTATTAAATAAAGTCTGGGGCTATGAAACAGAAGTGGAAACGAATGTTGTTGATGTTTATATTCGCTATCTACGTAACAAAATAGATGTTCCTGGCGAGGAGAGTTATATCCAAACTGTTCGTGGAACAGGTTATGTGATGCGCTCGTGA
- a CDS encoding histidine kinase has protein sequence MKKAAKKELKGPSLTIKWASASSFFIFVVFTIFAVITYKSSVNLIVEKERENVERTVAEVGNRLANAKENLTISEVYEKLKTPSVDENDLNNKKVSVEGSLMEMDTMLSELGQPSLFLSVYDTNGTLVFETQKVKSRLLKKEKQAAEIKTLEDKTGFLIIQPIHSKENREQIGYIQAFYELSSFYDIRNRLLLTLVALEIISLILSSILGFILSSYFLKPLKVLRDTMDTIRKDPQSDIHMPDIHSNDELADLAEIFNEMLDRMRRYIEQQEQFVEDVSHELRTPVAIIEGHLNLLNRWGKEDPEVLDESLEASLQEIVRMKSLVQEMLDLSRAEQVDVQYSNHTSNAKQVVYQVFNNFKILYPDFVITLDDDLLHEVTLGIYRNHFEQLLIIILDNAVKYSTTRKEVHISISKTLSEFEIAIQDFGEGVPEEDLDKIFNRFYRVDKARARNKGGNGLGLSIARQLVENYKGRIDAESVVHQGTIFRIYIPIVDKGETVE, from the coding sequence ATGAAAAAAGCAGCAAAAAAAGAACTGAAGGGGCCTTCTTTGACAATCAAGTGGGCTTCTGCAAGTTCTTTCTTCATATTCGTTGTATTCACTATCTTCGCAGTGATTACCTATAAATCTTCTGTGAATCTTATTGTTGAAAAAGAACGTGAAAATGTAGAAAGAACAGTTGCTGAAGTTGGCAATCGTTTGGCAAATGCAAAAGAAAATTTAACCATATCTGAAGTCTATGAAAAGTTAAAAACACCTAGTGTTGATGAAAATGATTTGAATAACAAGAAAGTTTCTGTAGAAGGATCTTTGATGGAAATGGATACTATGCTTTCAGAGTTAGGGCAACCATCTTTGTTCTTATCTGTTTATGATACAAATGGAACACTTGTATTCGAAACGCAGAAAGTAAAAAGCCGACTCCTGAAAAAAGAAAAACAAGCAGCTGAAATTAAAACCTTGGAGGATAAAACGGGCTTTTTGATCATCCAACCAATTCATTCTAAAGAAAATAGAGAACAAATTGGGTACATTCAGGCGTTTTATGAACTCTCTTCATTTTATGATATCAGAAATCGGTTATTACTAACGTTGGTTGCTTTGGAAATTATTTCATTGATTTTAAGCAGTATTCTTGGCTTTATTTTGTCTTCATACTTCCTGAAGCCGCTAAAAGTGCTAAGAGATACGATGGATACAATCAGAAAGGACCCGCAGTCTGATATTCATATGCCAGATATTCATTCTAACGATGAGCTAGCAGATCTGGCGGAGATCTTTAATGAGATGCTGGATCGTATGCGACGTTATATTGAACAGCAGGAGCAATTTGTAGAAGATGTTTCTCACGAATTACGTACACCGGTTGCAATAATTGAAGGGCATTTGAACTTATTGAATCGCTGGGGGAAAGAGGACCCGGAAGTTTTAGATGAATCCTTAGAAGCCAGTCTGCAAGAAATTGTTCGTATGAAGAGTTTGGTTCAAGAAATGCTAGATCTGTCACGTGCAGAGCAAGTCGATGTTCAATACTCAAATCATACATCAAATGCTAAACAAGTCGTTTATCAAGTGTTTAATAATTTCAAAATTCTATATCCAGATTTTGTTATTACATTAGATGATGACCTATTACATGAGGTGACTTTAGGAATCTATCGTAATCATTTTGAACAGCTTTTGATCATTATCTTGGATAATGCCGTGAAATATTCAACAACGCGCAAAGAAGTTCATATTTCTATTTCTAAAACATTGAGTGAATTTGAAATTGCTATTCAAGATTTCGGTGAAGGGGTCCCAGAAGAAGATCTGGATAAAATATTTAATCGTTTCTATCGAGTAGATAAAGCTCGAGCACGTAATAAAGGCGGTAACGGACTAGGTCTATCAATTGCCAGACAGTTAGTAGAAAACTATAAAGGAAGAATAGATGCTGAAAGTGTTGTTCATCAAGGAACCATCTTTAGAATTTACATTCCGATAGTAGATAAAGGTGAAACAGTAGAGTAG